A portion of the Cervus elaphus chromosome X, mCerEla1.1, whole genome shotgun sequence genome contains these proteins:
- the ETDB gene encoding embryonic testis differentiation protein homolog B-like, whose product MDKGSPEVNPNTPTLTIKKEEKHPKSHRVSKNVLTFLLDRQLGRHRSDVDLSRWVWMLT is encoded by the coding sequence ATGGATAAAGGAAGCCCTGAAGTCAATCCTAACACACCTACATTGACcatcaagaaggaagaaaaacacccAAAGTCCCACAGGGTCTCCAAAAATGTGCTGACCTTTTTACTTGATAGGCAACTGGGGAGGCACAGAAGTGACGTGGATTTGTCCAGATGGGTGTGGATGCTGACATAA